The Polyodon spathula isolate WHYD16114869_AA chromosome 3, ASM1765450v1, whole genome shotgun sequence genome has a segment encoding these proteins:
- the LOC121313035 gene encoding uncharacterized protein C18orf19 homolog A-like, translated as MQRLLIQTVLQHSNTTRSVVLCSASHQFCKSPAAATGSFVTACARIHSSLSQRVNTSTSCRVTEQRKPNLQEEPLPSQQENPKSSEAQVKRPAGSDPRQNVSVGTAAAHTDTQEDIIEPDPLQDKSIGLYQRFKRTFKQYGKVMIPVHLVTSTMWFGSFYYAAMKGVNVVPFLEFVGLPESIVNMLKKSQSGCALTAYAMYKIATPARYTVTLGGTSFTVKYLRKHGYLPTPPPVRDYIQDKMEETRERFTDKMEETRERLSERMEETKDRFSERMEETKDRITETKDKLSGKLQETKDKVSFRKKKE; from the exons ATGCAGAGGCTTTTAATACAAACTGTGCTCCAGCACAGCAACACCACACGTTCTGTAGTTTTGTGCAGTGCTTCACACCAGTTTTGTAAAAGCCCAGCTGCTGCTACTGGTTCATTTGTTACTGCGTGTGCAAGAATTCATTCCTCCCTTTCACAAAGGGTGAACACGTCCACGTCCTGCAGAGTGACTGAACAAAGGAAGCCCAATCTTCAAGAAGAGCCTCTGCCATCTCAACAAGAGAATCCTAAAAGCTCAGAAGCACAAGTAAAGCGTCCAGCAGGGAGTGACCCAAGGCAGAATGTTTCAGTAGGGACTGCAGCagctcacacagacacacaggaggATATTATAGAGCCTGATCCCCTTCAGGATAAATCCATTGGACTTTACCAAAGGTTCAAGCGAACGTTTAAGCAGTATGGAAAAGTGATGATACCAGTGCATCTGGTAACTTCCACCATGTGGTTTGGTTCCTTTTATTATGCAGCTATGAA GGGTGTGAATGTTGTACCATTTTTGGAGTTCGTTGGACTACCTGAAAGTATAGTAAACATGCTGAAAAAGTCACAAAGTGGGTGTGCACTCACTGCTTATGCGATGTACAAG ATTGCCACTCCTGCGAGATATACAGTAACCCTAGGAGGAACATCGTTTACAGTTAAATACCTACGGAAACATGGCTACTTGCCAACGCCACCCCCTGTCAGGGACTATATTCAGGACAAAATGGAAGAAACAAGAGAACGATTCACAGACAAAATGGAAGAAACAAGAGAAAGATTGTCAGAGAGAATGGAAGAAACTAAAGACCGTTTCTCTGAGAGAATGGAAGAAACTAAGGACAGGATTACCGAAACCAAGGACAAATTATCAGGAAAGTTGCAAGAAACCAAAGACAAAGTGTCtttcagaaagaaaaaggaaTAA
- the rnmt gene encoding mRNA cap guanine-N7 methyltransferase, which yields MENLAQDKECIQDGGTINSVEEKPTEAFEKATRNIPEGHDGSSASCSGVGDAERDENALQNKEPNKRKREPEDNQAVKRLHSEEGHGQKVATHYNTLQECGLAARSQSRIFYLRNFNNWLKSVLIGEILEKVKQKRRDVGVLDLGCGKGGDLLKWKKGRISKLVCADIAAVSVEQCQQRYSDMKTRDRHNDCIFSAEFVSADCTKELLADKLKDPEMYFDICSCQFVYHYSFETQEQADMMLRNACERLRPGGYFIGTTPNAFELVKRLEASETNSFGNEVYRVTFQKKGEYPLFGCQYDFNLEGVVNVPEFLVYFPLFEEMAKKYNMKLVFKKTFREFFEEKIQIEEHKMLMRRMQALEPYPADDRSKLVSDNLEEYEHVQRYIKGCQAKMPLGTLSKSEWDATSIYLVFAFEKMS from the exons ATGGAAAATCTGGCTCAGGATAAAGAGTGCATACAGGATGGAGGTACCATAAATTCAGTGGAAGAAAAGCCAACGGAAGCATTTGAGAAAGCCACAAGGAATATTCCTGAAGGACATGATGGTAGTTCTGCCTCCTGCAGTGGAGTGGGTGATGCAGAGAGAGATGAGAATGCATTGCAGAACAAAGAGCCTAATAAGAGAAAACGTGAACCAGAAGATAACCAAGCAGTCAAGAGGCTA catTCAGAGGAGGGCCATGGCCAGAAGGTAGCTACACATTATAACACTCTTCAAGAATGTGGACTGGCAGCCCGCAGCCAGAGTCGAATCTTTTACCTGCGCAACTTCAACAATTGGCTTAAAAGTGTTCTTATTG GGGAAATTCTGGAGAAGGTGAAACAGAAGAGACGGGATGTGGGTGTTTTAGATTTGGGCTGTGGAAAAGGAGGGGATTTGTTGAAGTGGAAAAAAGGAAGAATCAGTAAACTTGTATGTGCAG atattgctgctgtatCTGTGGAACAGTGTCAGCAGCGTTACAGTGACATGAAGACTAGAGACCGACATAATGATTGTATCTTTTCTGCTGAATTTGTTTCTGCCGACTGTACCAAG GAGCTTCTAGCAGATAAACTAAAAGATCCTGAGATGTACTTTGATATCTGCAGCTGTCAGTTTGTCTACCACTATTCCTTTGAGACACAGGAGCAGGCAGACATGATGCTTCGGAATGCCTGTGAGAGGCTGCGACCCGGTGGTTATTTCATTGGCACAACACCCAATGCCTTTGAACTTGT AAAGCGTCTTGAGGCATCAGAGACCAATTCTTTTGGGAATGAGGTCTATAGAGTTACATTTCAGAAGAAAGGGGAATATCCACTGTTCGGATGCCAGTATGACTTTAACCTTGAAGGAGTGGTCAATGTCCCTGAGTTCCTTGTTTACTTCCCGTTATTTGAAGA GATGGCAAAGAAGTATAACATGAAACTTGTCTTTAAAAAGACTTTCCGTGAATTTTTCGAAGAGAAGATTCAGATTGAGGAGCACAAAATGCTGATGAGAAGGATGCAGGCCTTAGAG CCATACCCGGCAGATGACAGATCCAAGCTGGTATCAGATAACTTGGAAGAGTATGAGCATGTACAGCGATACATAAAGGGTTGTCAAGCAAAGATGCCTCTG ggaaCGTTAAGCAAATCAGAATGGGATGCTACAA GTATATACCtggtttttgcttttgaaaagatGTCATGa